A single genomic interval of Drosophila virilis strain 15010-1051.87 chromosome 2, Dvir_AGI_RSII-ME, whole genome shotgun sequence harbors:
- the LOC6629301 gene encoding U3 small nucleolar ribonucleoprotein protein IMP4 → MLRKQARQRREFLYNKSINERVLTKKKNMKIINENLKDKTSFGSSNILDGINMYNSLKYYPDIEGETLSHIDEYKYAGCQDPKIMLTTSHEPSSRLKIFMKELRLIFPNAQQMNRGKYQLNTLMQACRANNVTDFIIVHEHRGIPDSLVICHLPFGPTAFFNITDVTMRHDIPDIGTMSEQKPHLIFSNFKSNIGLRTVNILKHLFPVPKEKSERIISFINNEDKISFRHHQYKYINKEIKLTEIGPRFQLKLYQIKLGTLENIKAVDTEWVSRPYLNTTIKNLVFSDKDIFMNKNE, encoded by the exons ATGTTAAGAAAACAAGCTAGACAACGAAGAGAATTCCTATATAACAAGTCAATAAATGAACGGgtcttaacaaaaaaaaagaatatgaaGATCATAAATGAAAACTTAAAAGATAAAACATCGTTTGGGTCCTCTAATATATTAGACGGCATTAACATGTATAATTCTCTTAAATATTATCCAG ATATTGAAGGCGAAACTTTGTCTCACATTGATGAATACAAATATGCTGGTTGCCAGGACCCGAAAATCATGTTAACTACGTCACATGAGCCGTCGTCACgtctaaaaatatttatgaaagaGCTTAGACTAATATTTCCTAATGCCCAACAAATGAATAGAGGCAAATATCAATTAAACACATTAATGCAAGCCTGTCGAGCTAATAATGTTACAGACTTTATAATAGTACATGAGCATCGTGGCATACCTGATAGTCTCGTGATATGTCATTTGCCTTTTGGACCAActgctttttttaatataacagACGTAACAATGCGGCATGATATTCCTGATATTGGGACCATGAGTGAGCAGAAACCGCACTTAATTTTCAGTAATTTTAAGAGCAACATTGGTCTAAGAACcgtaaacattttaaaacatttgtttcctgtaccaaaagaaaaatctgaaagaataatttcatttattaacaATGAGGACAAAATATCATTCAGACAtcatcaatataaatatataaacaaggaaataaaattaacggAAATCGGACCCAGATTTCAACTTAAACTTTATCAGATTAAACTCGGAAcattagaaaatattaaagctgTTGATACCGAATGGGTTAGTCGTCCGTACCTAAATACAACTATAAAGAATTTAGTTTTTTCAGACaaagatatttttatgaataaaaatgaatga
- the l(3)80Fj gene encoding stalled ribosome sensor GCN1, whose translation MDFPKALSSALRDLPNRVLNVSVEERLSLFQNVCAVLNNPGVNSAIVRGICKVIGTTISKYKDAPSQLLVRKLICDLTTSHHDLTIEHMLSVFKTLLLKELPLLPAHKSCRSAVVALGWICLLLKNTNRDSNIYKTEKFRLFEYQSKLYQTSLLAQNTRVTEAATKIIYDLWENNNMFDDTMEAIFEMEATTSVTIMIMTMIRFETEHNQFNILKTHKIKSIEYFVKSMILCKSKPENVFITACQPLLSKIDNSEFSSYIYNDLQKSMLRSPENTLESVGIIFNLINIDCSTYAGQIGAVLIKNLYSKGEIARRESVESLKSLAEKCSDGNVIQKLLELIFSILNGSDGKINVVEYRVKLLQGAGYLSFNNVHADDLNEILNKAVDLFWKALEFESQEKVICCTLEMFALWCGRFKNEVPSVIINIFKSGIEHKNTTQVIRQSYLEWLLSSIQNASIKNTSNIVPTLYTLYSSAQQHFSNLSYISEAACIACLLLILDKPSELYSFFWNSIFDMSKQYFFNEKLIATATAETLCHISFMAKILFTSYLDQIKGPVDPLHRALLYNLCSCVLKVRSYTKGQIKEITKSSDGVDFVKLALKEYSNLLNSEKMQIEVDNYSEHTGTPNLALLDALEVLCSLQNVTHEDSLELTIQLLEIGNFPAILSISPYFWETTIQENFNLNPEHFITTNQKQLVETYIDNFKISPVYENVISALVRINPHTIVPHIVTRIKMFLNVDSNFYVTNEEFFIFMTPEGELYDKNVIPHIDSQYKTIGIKRENKVYSYKEQLEEIQLRREIDEKRQKEGKSKTVKLTQKQQELIKNQTEKEMRIKLRVQNMFDKLMSVICLFKASCTGNEKYIALNFHTLLDDILRATYSPLSAEPLTDLYYFLHKMCFKNHSELGRDISIATIRLQKPSCTLKDEWNAQNILESIDDVISKLNKHVIENSNKLDSQSFSYAFEFLKRAIPCFNDNTNHENILISIKLIELHVKTEDNDTVDCIHPNYLPRLGMFRILLYLIQNNSTEIQTQAVNALLEVACVSSGGKLNATPDHHIIRLFLDALQSNSDIIRDVSLRAIQIMINSIVDYSESDDELKKQIVARLWIAKFDTSSNIKKLAADIWDSANLSYPEFNDIICDITHSELCIQKASAESLIPLIINNNSLVKCGLMKMLDIYNEKLTLIPPKLDKFDREIEPASDQWKPRRGVAIAISQIAQFLSIEDINFLMQFMVSQGLGDREEVVHKEMLAAALRIVDIHGKETIGSLLPVFEEFLDKAPKSQSYDNIRQAVVILMGSLARHLEKEDKRIDPIVKRLITALSTPSQQVQEAVSNCLPHLMLSVKEEAPAMVKKLLHSLAKSDKYGERRGAAYGIAGIVKGLGILSLKQLDIMSKLTSYIQDKKNYRSREGALFAFEVLCNTLGRLFEPYIVHVLPHLLQCFGDPSQYVRQAADDTAKVVMGKLSAHGVKLVLPSLLQALDEDSWRTKTASVELLGAMAFCAPKQLSSCLPSIVPKLIEVLGDSHTKVQEAGADALKVIGSVIKNPEIQAIVPVLLKALEDPSNNTSACLHSLLKTKFVHFIDAPSLALIMPVVQRAFMDRSTETRKMAAQIIGNMYSLTDQKDLTPYLPSIIPGLKSSLLDPVPEVRAVSARALGAMVKGMGETSFEDLLPWLMQTLTSESSSVDRSGAAQGLSEVVGGLGVEKMHKLMPEIIATAERTDIAPHVKDGYIMMFIYMPGAFPEEFTPYIGQIINPILKALADESEYVRDTALRAGQRIVNLYAESAVALLLPELEKGLFDENWRIRYSSVQLLGDLLYRISGVSGKMTTETASEDDNFGTEQSHTAIIRFLGDERRNRVLSGLYMGRSDVSLMVRQSALHVWKIVVTNTPRTLREILPTLFGLLLGCLASTSYDKRQVAARTLGDLVRKLGERVLPEIIPILESGLNSEHPDQRQGVCIGLSEIMASTSKEMVLTFVHSLVPTVRKALADPLPEVRVAAAKTFDSLHSTVGSRALDDILPYMLEGLSDPDPLIAENTLDGLRQVMSIKSRVVLPYLVPQLTTHPVNTKALSILVSVAGDALTKYLPKILSALLETLSESHGSAHELQELEYCQTVILSVTDEVGIRTIMDTLMISAKSTNVCTRKSSASLLSAFCIHSPGDYSQYIPQLLRCLLRLMADTDKGIIQKAWEALNAVIKGLTPTEQIGCVTDLRQAVRFAASELKEPELPGFCLPKGIAPLLPVFREAILNGLPDEKENAAQGLGEVIFLTSANSLQPSVVHITGPLIRILGDRFNSGVKAAVLETLAILLHKVGVILKQFLPQLQTTFLKALHDQNRNVRMKAGKALSELVAIHTRADPLFIEIHNGIKSSDDSSVRETMLHALRSIITPSGDKMSEPIKKQIFSTLLGLIGHQEDITRNAVGGCLGAMLKYMPSAQISDFLNNCILADNSEDAFTKHGYTIILFVALKECPKEVLAPPFYDRVIGKISVNILSEKVPIACNAVRAATYLLEYKLIERDDPPNSLIVALARAMNHSSNDVKQLVAKSCIHLAKNLSPDQIHLDVLKILVPTLVNGTKEKNGYVKSNSELALISILRLRSDETTFKKTCEVLETGAKDSLSDVVSKLLKRVTVHAAVKEEDLDETLQT comes from the exons atggattttcctaaggCA TTATCGAGTGCGCTTCGTGATTTGCCCAACAGAGTGCTAAATGTTTCAGTGGAGGAACGATTGTCCCTCTTTCAAAATGTCTGTGCAGTACTTAACAATCCCG gTGTAAATTCAGCAATCGTTCGAGGTATTTGTAAAGTGATAGGAACAACGATATCTAAGTACAAGGATGCTCCATCTCAGCTACTAGTTCGAAAGCTAATTTGTGATTTAACAACGTCTCATCATGATTTAACTATAGAGCATATGCTAAGTGTATTTAAAACACTTTTGCTAAAAGAGTTACCATTGTTACCTGCTCATAAATCTTGTAGATCAGCAGTTGTAGCCTTAGGATGgatttgtttacttttaaaaaatacaaacagagactcaaatatttacaaaacgGAAAAGTTTAGGTTATTTGAATATCAGTCAAAATTATATCAAACAAGTTTACTAGCTCAAAATACACGTGTTACAGAAGCAgctacaaaaataatatatgattTATGGGAGAATAATAATATGTTTGATGATACAATGGAGGCAATTTTTGAAATGGAAGCAACTACAAGCGTTacgataatgataatgacGATGATACGATTTGAAACCGAACACAACCAATTCAATATACTGAAAACACATAAGATAAAATCTATAGAATACTTTGTAAAAAGTATGATATTGTGCAAGTCCAAAccggaaaatgtttttataactGCTTGTCAACCATTACTATCCAAAATTGATAATTCGGAATTTTCGTCATACATTTATAATGATTTACAAAAGTCGATGTTGCGCAGTCCAGAAAATACTTTGGAAAGCGTTGGAATAATTTTTAATCTAATTAATATTGACTGTAGCACATACGCGGGTCAAATAGGAGcggttttaattaaaaatttatacaGCAAAGGAGAAATTGCTCGCCGTGAATCTGTAGAGTCCTTAAAAAGTCTGGCAGAGAAATGCTCAGATGGCAACGTCATTCAAAAATTGTTGGAATTAATTTTCTCTATTTTAAATGGATCTGAtggaaaaataaatgttgtggAGTACAGAGTTAAATTATTGCAA GGTGCTGGATATTTAAGTTTTAACAATGTTCATGCGGatgatttaaatgaaatattaaataaggCTGTCGACTTGTTTTGGAAAGCGCTTGAATTTGAATCACAGGAAAAGGTGATATGCTGTACACTAGAAATGTTTGCACTGTGGTGCGGAAGGTTTAAGAATGAAGTACCCAGTGtaattattaacatttttaaatccgGCATAGAGCACAAAAATACAACTCAAGTTATTCGACAAAGTTACCTTGAGTGGCTACTATCATCGATACAAAATGCCagtattaaaaatacaagcaATATAGTTCCAACATTGTATACTTTGTATTCAAGTgcacaacaacatttttctaatTTATCATACATATCAGAGGCAGCATGTATCGCCTGCCTTTTGCTGATATTAGATAAACCATCTGAATTATATTCATTCTTCTGGAACTCCATATTTGATATGAGTAAGCAATATTTctttaatgaaaaattaattgcGACAGCAACGGCGGAAACGTTATGCCACATTTCATTTATGGCTAAAATCTTGTTTACATCATATTTAGACCAAATTAAGGGTCCGGTAGATCCGCTACACAGAGCATTACTTTATAACTTATGTAGTTGTGTACTTAAAGTAAGGTCTTATACAAAAGGACAAATTAAGGAAATCACAAAGAGTTCTGATGGCGTAGACTTTGTTAAACTTGCTCTTAAAGAGTATAGTAACCTTTTAAACTcagaaaaaatgcaaattgaagttGATAATTATTCTGAACACACTGGTACACCAAATCTAGCACTTTTAGATGCATTAGAAGTTCTTTGTTCCTTACAAAACGTCACTCACGAAGATTCCCTCGAGTTAACCATACAACTTTTGGAAATAGGTAATTTTCCAGCAATATTATCTATTAGTCCATACTTTTGGGAAACCACAATTCAagagaattttaatttgaatccCGAACACTTTATTACAACAAATCAGAAGCAACTTGTTGaaacatatatagataattttaaaatatccCCAGTTTACGAAAATGTTATTTCTGCTTTGGTACGAATAAACCCACACACGATAGTGCCGCATATTGTAACACGAATTAAAATGTTTCTGAATGTTGACAGCAATTTTTATGTCACTAATGAAGAATTCTTCATATTTATGACACCAGAAGGAGAATTGTATGATAAAAATGTAATACCACATATTGATTCACAATACAAAACTATTGGCATTAAACGAGAAAATAAGGTGTACAGCTATAAAGAACAGTTGGAAGAAATTCAACTTCGTCGTGAAATTGACGAAAAACGCCAAAAAGAAGGTAAATCTAAAACTGTAAAATTGactcaaaaacaacaagagttaataaaaaaccaaacagaGAAAGAAATGCGTATAAAATTGCGTGTTCAAAACATGTTTGACAAATTGATGAGTGTAATATGTTTGTTCAAAGCTTCATGCACtggaaatgaaaaatatattgcgTTAAATTTTCATACATTATTAGATGATATTTTACGAGCAACCTATAGCCCTTTAAGTGCTGAACCTTTGACAGATCTGTACTATTTCCtacacaaaatgtgttttaaaaATCATTCAGAATTGGGCCGCGATATTTCCATTGCAACAATAAGACTTCAAAAACCATCCTGTACTTTAAAGGACGAATGGAATGCCCAAAATATACTGGAAAGTATCGATGATGTAATATCAAAACTTAATAAGCATGTAATTgaaaattcaaacaaattggaTTCACAATCGTTCTCTTATGCTTTCGAATTTCTTAAACGTGCCATCCCTTGCTTCAATGATAACACAAATCacgaaaatatattaattagtATAAAGCTGATAGAACTCCACGTAAAAACCGAAGACAATGATACAGTTGACTGCATTCATCCAAATTACTTGCCAAGACTGGGTATGTTTCGCATATTACTTTATTTGATACAAAACAACTCTACGGAAATCCAAACGCAAGCCGTAAATGCTCTTTTGGAAGTTGCATGTGTTTCATCTGGtggaaaattaaatgctaCTCCAGATCATCATATAATTCGATTATTTTTAGATGCATTGCAAAGTAATAGTGATATTATAAGAGATGTATCCTTACGTGCAATTCAAATCATGATTAACTCAATAGTTGATTATTCGGAATCTGATGAtgaattgaaaaaacaaatagtCGCGAGATTGTGGATAGCAAAATTCGATACAtcatcaaatataaaaaagctTGCTGCCGATATTTGGGACTCAGCTAATCTTTCTTATCCAGAGTTTAATGATATTATATGTGACATTACACATTCAGAACTCTGTATACAAAAAGCATCCGCGGAGTCTTTAATACCactaataataaacaataacagTTTAGTAAAATGTGGATTAATGAAAATGTTAGATATTTATAATGAGAAACTAACTTTAATTCCTCCAAAACTGGATAAATTTGATCGTGAAATTGAGCCAGCCTCTGATCAATGGAAGCCTAGAAGAGGTGTCGCTATTGCAATATCTCAAATTGCACAGTTTTTATCTATTGAagatataaattttttaatgcaatttatggTGTCCCAAGGTCTAGGTGATCGCGAGGAAGTTGTACATAAAGAGATGCTGGCTGCTGCATTAAGGATTGTTGATATACATGGTAAAGAAACAATTGGAAGTTTACTGCCCGTTTTTGAAGAATTTCTTGACAAAGCTCCAAAGTCCCAAAGTTATGATAACATACGTCAGGCTGTTGTAATCCTTATGGGTTCCTTGGCTAGGCATTTGGAAAAGGAAGATAAACGCATTGATCCAATAGTCAAACGGTTAATAACTGCTCTTTCTACACCATCTCAACAAGTTCAGGAAGCAGTATCAAATTGTCTACCACATCTTATGCTGTCTGTTAAGGAAGAAGCGCCAGCCATGGttaaaaaattattacatTCATTGGCTAAATCAGATAAATACGGTGAAAGAAGAGGTGCTGCTTACGGAATTGCTGGAATTGTAAAAGGACTTGGAATTTTATCGCTGAAACAATTAGACATAATGTCAAAGCTGACGTCGTATATACAAGACAAGAAAAATTACAGAAGTCGTGAGGGTGCtctatttgcatttgaagTTTTATGTAATACACTTGGTCGCTTGTTTGAACCGTACATAGTCCATGTTTTACCTCACTTGTTACAATGCTTTGGCGATCCTTCCCAATACGTTCGGCAAGCTGCTGATGATACTGCCAAAGTGGTTATGGGAAAGCTTTCTGCTCATGGAGTTAAATTGGTTCTTCCATCTTTATTACAAGCTTTAGATGAAGATTCCTGGAGAACAAAAACGGCTTCGGTTGAATTATTGGGTGCTATGGCATTTTGCGCTCCAAAACAGTTATCATCATGTTTGCCCAGTATAGTTCCAAAGTTAATAGAAGTTCTTGGGGATTCCCATACAAAAGTACAAGAAGCTGGTGCAGATGCTCTTAAAGTAATAGGATCCGTTATAAAGAATCCTGAAATTCAAGCTATTGTTCCTGTTTTATTAAAAGCATTAGAAGATCCTTCTAACAACACATCAGCATGTCTTCACAgcttgttaaaaacaaaatttgtacattttataGATGCTCCTTCATTAGCTCTTATAATGCCGGTTGTTCAAAGAGCATTTATGGATAGATCTacagaaacaagaaaaatggCTGCCCAAATAATTGGGAATATGTACTCACTTACAGATCAAAAGGATTTGACACCATATCTCCCAAGTATAATTCCTGGGTTAAAATCTTCGTTACTAGATCCAGTTCCAGAAGTTAGAGCAGTCTCTGCTCGTGCTCTTGGTGCAATGGTTAAAGGAATGGGTGAAACCTCATTTGAAGACTTACTTCCCTGGTTAATGCAAACATTAACTTCAGAATCTAGTAGTGTGGATCGAAGTGGCGCAGCACAAGGACTTTCTGAGGTAGTTGGAGGACTCGGTGTGGAAAAAATGCATAAGCTAATGCCGGAAATAATTGCTACTGCAGAACGAACTGATATTGCTCCACATGTAAAAGATGGGTATATCAtgatgtttatatatatgccagGTGCATTTCCCGAAGAATTTACACCTTATATTGGGCAAATAATAAATCCAATACTTAAGGCATTAGCAGATGAAAGTGAATATGTACGTGATACAGCTTTAAGAGCTGGGCAAAGGATCGTTAATTTATACGCAGAATCTGCAGTTGCGCTCCTGCTACCAGAATTAGAAAAGGGTTTATTCGACGAGAACTGGCGAATTCGATATAGTTCTGTACAATTACTCGGGGACTTATTATATCGTATATCCGGTGTATCTGGAAAAATGACGACAGAAACGGCTAGTGAAGATGACAATTTTGGCACCGAACAGTCACATACGGCCATAATTCGTTTCTTAGGTGATGAACGCCGTAATAGAGTACTCTCTGGACTTTATATGGGTCGAAGTGACGTATCGTTAATGGTCCGTCAATCTGCGCTACATGTTTGGAAAATAGTTGTTACAAACACGCCCAGAACACTAAGAGAGATTTTACCAACATTGTTCGGATTGTTGCTTGGGTGCTTAGCAAGTACAAGCTATGATAAACGACAAGTTGCAGCACGAACTTTAGGAGATCTAGTAAGGAAACTTGGTGAAAGGGTTTTACCCGAAATAATTCCGATACTAGAAAGTGGATTAAATTCAGAGCACCCAGATCAGAGGCAAGGTGTTTGCATTGGCTTATCTGAAATTATGGCGTCAACATCAAAAGAAATGGTTCTAACATTTGTACACAGCTTGGTTCCAACCGTGCGTAAGGCCTTAGCAGATCCCTTGCCCGAGGTTCGCGTAGCAGCTGCGAAGACATTTGATTCCCTGCATAGTACCGTAGGATCCCGAGCACTGGATGATATTTTACCCTACATGTTAGAAGGGCTCTCCGACCCGGATCCTTTGATTGCAGAGAATACATTAGACGGTTTACGGCAAGTAATGTCTATAAAGTCACGAGTTGTATTACCTTACCTTGTTCCACAGTTAACTACACATCCAGTAAACACAAAAGCCTTATCGATTTTAGTTTCTGTTGCTGGTGATgcattaacaaaatatttaccaaaaatcTTATCCGCATTGTTAGAAACATTGTCCGAATCCCATGGTTCAGCTCATGAATTACAAGAATTAGAGTACTGCCAGACTGTTATTTTATCAGTGACAGACGAAGTTGGAATTCGCACTATAATGGATACACTTATGATTTCTGCAAAGTCAACTAATGTATGTACTCGTAAATCTTCAGCGAGTTTACTTTCTGCTTTTTGCATTCATTCCCCTGGAGATTATTCTCAATATATTCCTCAACTTCTTCGTTGCTTACTACGATTAATGGCAGATACGGATAAGGGTATAATTCAGAAAGCTTGGGAAGCATTAAATGCTGTAATAAAAGGCCTAACTCCAACTGAACAAATTGGTTGCGTTACTGATCTCCGGCAAGCAGTTAGGTTTGCTGCCAGTGAATTGAAGGAGCCAGAATTACCTGGCTTCTGCTTACCAAAGGGAATAGCGCCTTTATTGCCTGTTTTTCGAGAAGCTATTTTAAATGGGTTACCTgacgaaaaagaaaatgctgcTCAAGGCCTTGGTGAAGTTATTTTTCTAACAAGCGCCAATTCACTGCAGCCATCCGTCGTACATATTACTGGACCATTGATTCGAATATTAGGAGATCGATTTAATTCTGGCGTTAAGGCAGCTGTTTTAGAAACATTAGCAATTTTGCTCCACAAAGTTGGTgttatattaaaacaatttttaccacaactacaaactacttTTTTGAAAGCCTTGCATGATCAGAATAGAAACGTTCGAATGAAAGCAGGTAAAGCACTATCGGAATTAGTCGCTATACACACTAGAGCTGATCCActatttattgaaattcaCAATGGTATAAAAAGTTCGGATGATTCTTCTGTAAGGGAAACAATGCTGCACGCACTTCGTAGCATTATTACTCCATCGGGAGACAAAATGTCTGaaccaataaaaaaacagATTTTTTCTACATTATTGGGTTTAATTGGACATCAAGAGGATATTACTAGAAATGCAGTTGGTGGGTGCTTAGGTGCTATGCTAAAATACATGCCATCAGCCCAAATTTCTGAtttcttaaataattgcatactGGCAGATAATTCGGAGGATGCATTTACTAAACATGGCTACACAAttattctttttgttgcccttAAAGAATGTCCTAAGGAAGTGTTAGCACCGCCTTTTTATGATAGAGTAATTGGAAAAATatcagttaatattttatcGGAAAAAGTACCCATTGCTTGTAACGCTGTCCGAGCTGCGACATATCTTTTAGAATACAAACTTATCGAAAGAGATGATCCTCCAAATAGCCTAATAGTGGCACTAGCTAGGGCAATGAACCATAGTAGTAATGATGTGAAACAACTTGTTGCAAAGAGTTGTATCCACCTTGCTAAAAACCTTAGTCCTGACCAAATACATCTCGATGTTCTAAAAATTTTAGTTCCAACACTAGTAAACGGCACTAAAGAGAAAAATGGCTACGTTAAATCCAATTCAGAATTAGCCCTTATATCTATACTGAGGTTAAGATCTGATGAGACAACGTTTAAAAAGACATGTGAGGTCTTAGAAACGGGAGCAAAAGACTCGTTAAGTGATGTAGTATCAAAACTTTTAAAAAGAGTTACAGTTCATGCAGCTGTAAAGGAAGAAGACTTAGATGAAACATTACAAACCTGA